From one Brachypodium distachyon strain Bd21 chromosome 4, Brachypodium_distachyon_v3.0, whole genome shotgun sequence genomic stretch:
- the LOC100824825 gene encoding cyclin-A2-1: MAARKDNPVLIACQAPSGRITRSQAANRGKFGMAHPVPVSGKIERKPAVARKVKRGALDENACASAATSAPQPKRRAVLKDVTNISLANSSKNCIAVTKLQSRPPQKVGRILSKKKQSAKKVTKPSLLAVSGTSFVNDSNIIEEAQKTKILAPKDEPITLVGTNGSPSLQNIERNRDSGLHEAFFQGRKIRDKSETADSKTGDSAVSNIVDIDKDNGNPQMCVSYAAEIYTNLMASELIRRPKSNYMEALQQDITKGMRGILVDWLVEVSEEYKLVPDTLYLTVYLIDQFLSRKYIERQKLQLLGITSMLIASKYEEICAPRVEEFCFITDNTYTKTEVLKMECQVLNDLGFHLSVPTTKTFLRRFLRAGAADTASPVTLGYLANYLAELTLTEYGFLKFLPSVVAASAVFLARWTLDQSDLPWNCTLEHYTSYKSSDIEICVCALRELQHNTSGCPLNSIREKYRQEKFECVSDLLSPELAQFLFSRQANDINPLLINNS, encoded by the exons ATGGCTGCTAGAAAGGATAATCCTGTCCTTATTGCTTGCCAAGCACCAAGTGGTCGAATCACAAGATCTCAAGCTGCTAATcgtggaaagtttggaatggCTCACCCCGTACCTGTATCTGGTAAAATTGAACGAAAACCGGCAGTGGCAAGAAAGGTGAAAAGGGGAGCTTTGGATGAGAATGCTTGTGCAAGTGCTGCAACTTCCGCTCCACAGCCTAAAAGGCGAGCAGTGCTCAAGGATGTGACAAATATAAGCCTTGCAAACTCGTCCAAAAATTGCATTGCTGTGACTAAGTTGCAG TCGAGGCCCCCCCAAAAGGTAGGACGAATTCTGAGCAAAAAGAAGCAGTCTGCAAAGAAGGTTACTAAGCCATCTCTTCTAGCTGTTAGTGGGACTTCATTTGTGAATGATTCTAACATCATTGAAGAAGCGCAAAAGACTAAGATTTTGGCACCAAAAGATGAGCCCATTACTTTGGTCGGAACCAATGGGTCGCCGTCATTACAGAATATTGAACGAAACAGAGACAGTGGTCTTCACGAGGCATTTTTCCAGGGAAGAAAAATCAGGGATAAATCTGAAACTGCTGATTCAAAGACTG GGGACTCTGCTGTTTCAAACATCGTAGATATTGACAAAGATAACGGCAATCCCCAAATGTGTGTTTCCTACGCTGCAGAGATATACACAAACCTAATGGCCTCAGAG CTTATAAGAAGACCTAAATCAAATTACATGGAGGCTCTGCAACAGGACATTACAAAGGGCATGCGAGGAATTCTCGTTGATTGGCTTGTTGAG GTGTCTGAAGAATATAAGCTTGTCCCAGACACTCTGTACCTCACAGTATATCTTATTGACCAATTTCTTTCCCGGAAATATATAGAAAGACAGAAGTTGCAACTTCTTGGAATAACCAGCATGCTTATTGCCTC CAAATACGAAGAGATCTGTGCTCCTCGTGTTGAAGAGTTCTGTTTTATAACTGATAATACATACACCAAAACCGAG GTGTTGAAAATGGAGTGCCAAGTGCTTAATGATCTGGGCTTTCATCTTTCTGTTCCAACAACAAAGACATTTCTTAG gAGATTCCTTAGAGCGGGAGCGGCTGATACA GCTTCCCCTGTAACCTTGGGTTATCTGGCCAATTACCTCGCGGAGTTGACTTTGACTGAGTACggtttcttgaaatttctCCCTTCAGTGGTGGCAGCATCTGCAGTCTTTCTTGCAAGATGGACACTGGACCAATCTGACCTTCCATGG AACTGTACTCTTGAGCATTACACCTCATACAAAAGCTCTGATATTGAAATATGCGTCTGTGCTCTACGGGAATTGCAGCATAACACCAGTGGATGCCCCCTCAATTCTATACGTGAAAAGTATAGGCAAGAAAAG TTTGAGTGTGTTTCAGACCTGTTGTCGCCGGAGCTGGCACAATTTCTCTTCAGTCGACAAGCTAACGACATCAATCCCCTGTTGATCAACAACTCTTAG
- the LOC100823193 gene encoding glycine-rich RNA-binding protein 2, mitochondrial — MALANKLGNLLKKATSSNPTLYQAIRCMSSSKIFVGGLSYNTDETGLREAFTHYGDIIDAKIIVDHESRRSRGFGFITYAAEDQAKAAIMALDGKELHGRNIRVSEANERTSGFRGGGGYGGGAYGGGSGGYGGGGGGGGYGGGGGGYGGGGYAGGGGYGGSGGYGGNRGGGGGDSYSTPVGSGYNDTFPAGNFAPPAGDNFGANFGGDSSFGGNPAGNYGAPGVLTDGDEFATGAPVSNSENAKNDDFPEDIFKDDEPDNYANKRA, encoded by the exons ATGGCCTTGGCTAATAAGCTTGGTAATCTGCTCAAGAAAGCCACTAGCTCGAATCCGACTCTCTATCAGGCGATAAGATGCATGTCATCCTCGAAAATCTTTGTTGGAG GGCTTTCCTACAACACAGATGAGACAGGTCTGAGAGAGGCGTTTACCCATTATGGTGATATAATTGATG CTAAGATTATCGTAGACCATGAATCTAGAAGGTCTAGAGGTTTTGGCTTTATAACTTATGCGGCAGAGGATCAGGCAAAAGCTGCCATCATGGCCTTAGATGGAAAG GAACTACATGGGCGCAACATACGGGTTAGTGAAGCCAATGAGCGGACTAGTGGCTtccgtggtggtggtggttatgGAGGCGGTGCTTATGGTGGTGGCAGTGGTGGCtatggtggtggcggtggcggtggtggctatgggggcggtggtggcggctatggtggcggtggctatgcaggcggtggcggctaTGGCGGCAGTGGTGGGTATGGTGGCAACaggggtggtggcggtggtgatAGTTACAGCACCCCTGTAGGGTCTGGGTACAATGACACCTTCCCTGCCGGCAACTTTGCTCCTCCTGCCGGTGACAATTTTGGTGCCAACTTTGGTGGTGACAGTAGTTTCGGTGGAAACCCTGCTGGAAACTATGGTGCTCCTGGTGTTTTGACAGATGGTGATGAGTTCGCCACTGGTGCCCCTGTTTCAAACTCTGAAAATGCCAAGAATGATGATTTCCCAGAGGACATCTTCAAGGATGATGAGCCTGACAACTATGCCAACAAGAGGGCCTAG
- the LOC100823803 gene encoding uncharacterized protein LOC100823803, whose amino-acid sequence MAQREKSAVAVASTATASPSSSSSDPPAAPSGERWGAAIGNLGELGANVESLQKLLARKAVFVDEDVFSKASLAAEQTRSIKILEQRVLSLERELDAAISAASRARTEKRQAEAAQRAAELRAQEVTKELENTARVFQLHMEELRAKQDEIAKRDSDIKVLEAIIRTLSSKDNGGSSE is encoded by the exons atggcgcagAGGGAGAAATCCGCCGTCGCGGTCGCCTCAACGGCAACGgcgtctccctcctcttcctcctccgatccTCCGGCGGCGCCCTCGGGCGAGCGGTGGGGCGCCGCGATCGGGAACCTGGGGGAGCTGGGCGCCAACGTGGAGTCGCTGCAGAAGCTGCTCGCGCGGAAGGCcgtcttcgtcgacgaggacgTCTTCTCCAAGGCCTCCCTTGCCGCCGAACAGACCCGCTCCATCAAG ATTCTTGAACAGAGGGTGCTGTCTCTGGAACGCGAACTCGACGCGGCCATTTCTGCAGCTTCTCGAGCTCGTACAGAGAAACGCCAGGCTGAAGCTGCCCAACGGGCTGCAGAGCTACGTGCACAGGAAGTCACAAAGGAGCTGGAGAACACCGCAA GAGTGTTTCAGCTGCACATGGAAGAGCTGCGGGCGAAACAGGACGAGATTGCTAAGAGAGATAGTGATATCAAGGTGTTGGAGGCAATAATACGAACCCTTAGTAGCAAGGATAATGGTGGATCCAGTGAGTAA